The Camelina sativa cultivar DH55 chromosome 14, Cs, whole genome shotgun sequence genome includes a window with the following:
- the LOC104738988 gene encoding uncharacterized protein LOC104738988: MGDQQKVNIVFLFVFLLFGSGHGKIPPFWRDTHVTMTNLIGGPPLTVHCKSKQNDLGSHVVPFNQFYEFKFQPNFWKSTLFFCSFQWGSESKEFDIFDAQRDQDICKDQCKWDIKPDGPCRLDKKGPKCFPWK; the protein is encoded by the coding sequence atggGAGATCAGCAAAAagttaatattgttttcttgttcgtgtttcttttgtttggttcggGTCATGGCAAGATTCCACCGTTCTGGCGCGATACGCACGTCACGATGACAAACTTGATTGGCGGTCCACCTCTTACCGTCCATTGCAAATCCAAGCAAAACGATCTAGGATCTCACGTAGTGCCTTTCAACCAATTTTACGAGTTCAAGTTCCaaccaaatttttggaaatcaaCATTGTTCTTTTGCAGTTTTCAGTGGGGCAGTGAATCCAAAGAGTTTGATATATTTGATGCTCAGAGAGATCAAGATATATGTAAAGATCAATGTAAATGGGATATAAAACCTGATGGTCCATGCAGGCTCGATAAAAAAGGGCCTAAATGTTTTCCTTGGAAGTAG